The following are encoded in a window of Armatimonas rosea genomic DNA:
- a CDS encoding acyltransferase family protein, producing the protein MRRDERLEVLDGLRGLAIALVVLFHLWQKSWWNPLERLGILECLPRRGYLGVEIFFFLSGFCLYWPLARAGKWPGLVHYLSRRAFKILPSYWLCLVAALVLLPEPGVREKPWLHLLSHLSFLHPLTFETYYSIHGVFWSLGVEVQFYLFFPLLAVLYLRRPLLGPILGWFFLTLLALAYRQWVVGTGTEGMGYTMRMNQLPAFLDLFGGGMASAALVRVLRERVKPHAAWSLLCLLGLAVVLWLFKSFDGHDQEHNGEMNHQALVRLPLAVALLVTTVGGALSPLGCGLPLRFLALVSYNLYLWHTLVATLLQKAMGITEPWKVTDMGLRVRFTLVAWGVSLALSALLTYGFELPILRRGQRTRATK; encoded by the coding sequence GTGCGACGTGACGAACGCTTGGAAGTTCTGGATGGCCTGCGTGGGCTAGCCATTGCGCTGGTGGTGCTCTTTCACCTCTGGCAGAAGTCGTGGTGGAACCCGCTGGAGCGTCTTGGCATCCTGGAGTGCCTGCCTCGGCGGGGCTATCTCGGGGTGGAGATCTTCTTCTTTTTAAGTGGCTTCTGCCTCTACTGGCCGCTCGCCCGCGCCGGGAAGTGGCCGGGGCTCGTGCACTATCTCTCTCGGCGCGCCTTCAAGATTCTGCCGTCGTACTGGCTCTGCTTGGTCGCTGCGCTGGTGCTCCTCCCCGAGCCGGGAGTGCGGGAGAAGCCCTGGCTCCATCTTCTCTCCCACCTGAGCTTCCTGCACCCGCTGACCTTTGAGACCTACTACTCCATCCATGGGGTCTTCTGGTCGCTGGGGGTGGAGGTGCAGTTCTATCTCTTCTTCCCCCTTCTCGCCGTGCTATACCTGCGCCGCCCACTCTTAGGGCCGATTCTGGGATGGTTTTTCTTAACCCTGCTGGCGCTGGCCTACCGGCAGTGGGTAGTAGGAACCGGCACCGAGGGCATGGGCTACACGATGCGGATGAACCAGCTCCCCGCGTTTCTCGATCTGTTTGGCGGCGGGATGGCGAGTGCGGCGCTAGTGCGCGTCCTGCGAGAGCGGGTCAAGCCCCACGCAGCCTGGAGCCTGCTCTGCCTGCTGGGGCTAGCGGTAGTGCTCTGGCTCTTTAAGTCCTTCGATGGCCACGACCAGGAGCACAACGGGGAGATGAACCACCAGGCGCTGGTCCGGCTGCCTCTGGCGGTCGCGCTACTCGTGACGACCGTGGGGGGAGCGCTCTCGCCGCTGGGCTGTGGGCTGCCGCTCCGGTTCCTGGCGCTGGTCTCCTACAACCTCTATCTCTGGCATACGCTGGTGGCGACTCTCCTACAAAAGGCCATGGGGATCACCGAGCCCTGGAAGGTCACGGACATGGGCCTGCGGGTGCGCTTTACGCTGGTCGCCTGGGGTGTCTCCCTGGCGCTCTCGGCGCTCCTGACCTATGGCTTCGAGCTACCGATCCTGCGCCGTGGACAGAGAACACGGGCCACAAAATGA
- a CDS encoding DUF1592 domain-containing protein, translating to MLRRASLFAIGLPLAALTAAAALPQKKAAPKKPAAAPTAQKAATVSAGAFERDVLPLVQKYCVGCHTGPNGSGGINLSGEKNFAAVLKGRVSWDRVSAAVLEKRMPPSGSPAPTDPERKKLGNTLESLFSQADCQLNDPGRVTMRRLNRAEYNNTLRDLLGVDLHLADSFPNDDVGYGFDNIGDVLSLSPLLMEKYLGAAEKAARAAIVAPEDKLRAVKFTAAQLKGPGSVTGEGYLLSSNGEAGTEFDFPAPGEYTIVVRAGATAAGPDIDLPNKKRGPDPAKMAINVGGKPVRIVAVITGPSNPQDYRTTVAIEQPGKQKLGAAFLNDFYDEKLPPERRDRNLYVESVAVQIPDDVQKMMIKRELPFSHRKIVTDTPENATDAEWDRAAKAVLVPLAHRAFRRPVTDPEVQRLIGLSRLAKNQKQSFERGIQIALQGILVSPSFLFRPEPDAKPDDPTARRQLTDHELATRLSYFLWSSMPDDELLGLADQKKLQNPAVLLAQAKRLLKDPRSRALADNFAGQWLQLRKVGVVQPDTARFPAFTEPLRQAMRTEAELFFTGVVQEDRSILEFLDSDYTYLNETLAKHYGNPTVKGDEFRRVPLLSGQRGGVLSMASVLTLTSNPGRTSPVKRGKWVLENLLGTPPPPPPPNVPALDAPGKPIEAENLRKRLEIHRANPACANCHTQMDAIGLAMENYDAVGKWRTDDGGKPIDVSGTLPDGSKFDGPKDLKKVLLAKKGQFTKAMTERLLTYALGRGVERTDKCNLEVMAKSVEAKGYKFSSMVEAVITSQPFRERRGDESGKK from the coding sequence ATGCTTCGACGTGCCTCCCTCTTTGCGATCGGGCTTCCGCTTGCCGCCCTCACGGCAGCGGCCGCACTGCCCCAGAAAAAAGCGGCTCCTAAGAAACCCGCTGCCGCGCCGACCGCGCAGAAAGCCGCGACGGTCAGCGCGGGTGCGTTTGAGCGCGACGTGCTCCCGCTCGTCCAGAAGTACTGTGTCGGGTGCCACACCGGGCCCAATGGCTCCGGGGGAATCAACCTCAGCGGCGAGAAAAACTTCGCCGCCGTGCTCAAGGGCCGTGTCTCCTGGGACCGGGTGAGCGCCGCCGTGCTAGAGAAGCGCATGCCGCCGTCGGGGAGCCCCGCCCCCACCGACCCGGAGCGCAAGAAGCTCGGCAACACGCTGGAGAGCCTCTTCTCCCAGGCCGACTGCCAGCTCAACGACCCCGGCCGGGTCACCATGCGCCGCCTCAACCGCGCCGAGTATAACAACACCCTCCGGGACCTGCTCGGGGTAGACCTGCACCTGGCGGACTCCTTCCCCAACGACGATGTCGGCTACGGCTTCGACAATATCGGCGATGTGCTCTCGCTCTCACCGCTACTGATGGAGAAGTACCTTGGTGCCGCGGAGAAGGCCGCGCGCGCCGCCATTGTCGCCCCGGAGGACAAGCTCCGCGCCGTGAAGTTCACCGCCGCACAGCTCAAGGGCCCCGGCAGTGTCACGGGCGAGGGCTACCTACTCTCCAGCAACGGCGAGGCGGGCACGGAGTTTGACTTCCCCGCTCCCGGCGAGTACACCATCGTGGTCCGGGCAGGCGCGACCGCCGCCGGCCCGGATATCGACCTGCCCAATAAGAAGCGTGGCCCCGATCCGGCCAAGATGGCGATCAATGTCGGGGGCAAGCCCGTGCGCATTGTGGCTGTCATCACGGGACCAAGCAACCCGCAGGACTACCGCACCACCGTCGCGATCGAGCAGCCCGGTAAGCAAAAGCTGGGCGCGGCGTTCCTCAACGACTTCTACGATGAGAAGCTTCCTCCGGAGCGGCGCGACCGCAATCTCTATGTCGAGTCGGTCGCGGTGCAGATTCCCGATGATGTCCAGAAGATGATGATTAAGCGAGAGCTTCCGTTCTCGCACCGGAAGATCGTAACGGATACGCCCGAGAACGCCACCGATGCGGAGTGGGATCGCGCCGCCAAGGCCGTACTGGTCCCGCTGGCGCACCGCGCCTTCCGCCGCCCCGTGACCGACCCTGAGGTGCAGCGTCTGATCGGGCTCTCGCGGCTGGCCAAGAACCAGAAGCAGTCGTTTGAGCGCGGGATTCAGATCGCGCTCCAGGGCATCCTGGTCTCCCCCAGCTTTCTCTTCCGCCCGGAGCCGGATGCCAAGCCCGACGATCCCACGGCGCGGCGGCAGCTGACCGACCACGAGCTGGCGACTCGGCTCTCGTACTTCCTCTGGTCGAGCATGCCCGACGACGAGCTTTTAGGGCTGGCGGACCAGAAGAAGCTCCAGAACCCGGCGGTCTTGCTCGCGCAGGCCAAGCGGCTCCTCAAGGACCCACGCTCCCGTGCCTTGGCCGATAACTTCGCCGGACAGTGGCTCCAGCTGAGAAAAGTGGGGGTTGTCCAGCCCGATACCGCGCGCTTCCCCGCCTTCACGGAGCCCCTTCGCCAGGCCATGCGCACCGAGGCCGAGCTGTTCTTTACGGGGGTTGTGCAGGAAGACAGGAGCATCCTGGAGTTTCTGGACTCGGACTACACCTACCTCAACGAGACTCTGGCCAAGCACTACGGCAACCCCACGGTCAAGGGCGACGAGTTCCGGCGCGTCCCGCTTCTTTCCGGCCAGCGCGGCGGTGTGCTCTCAATGGCCTCCGTGCTGACTCTCACCAGCAACCCGGGACGGACATCCCCGGTGAAGCGTGGCAAGTGGGTGCTGGAGAACCTCCTCGGCACGCCGCCGCCACCGCCGCCACCCAATGTCCCCGCACTCGATGCCCCTGGCAAGCCGATTGAGGCCGAGAACCTGCGCAAGCGGCTTGAGATCCACCGTGCTAACCCCGCCTGTGCCAACTGCCACACGCAGATGGACGCGATCGGGCTGGCAATGGAGAACTACGATGCGGTCGGTAAGTGGCGCACCGACGATGGCGGCAAGCCGATCGATGTCAGCGGTACCCTCCCCGATGGGAGCAAGTTCGACGGCCCCAAGGACCTCAAGAAAGTGCTGCTCGCGAAGAAGGGCCAGTTCACCAAGGCCATGACCGAGCGCCTGCTCACCTACGCCCTCGGGCGCGGGGTCGAGCGAACCGATAAGTGTAACCTAGAAGTCATGGCAAAATCCGTGGAAGCCAAAGGCTATAAGTTCTCGTCGATGGTAGAGGCCGTGATCACCAGCCAGCCGTTCCGCGAGCGGCGCGGCGATGAGTCCGGCAAGAAGTAA